Proteins found in one Actinokineospora alba genomic segment:
- a CDS encoding acetyl/propionyl/methylcrotonyl-CoA carboxylase subunit alpha: MITSVLVANRGEIARRVFRTARDLGIATVAVYSDADADSPHVADADSAVRLPGNTPAETYLRADLVIQAARDAGADAIHPGYGFLSENAEFARAVIDAGLIWVGPPVESIERMGSKIESKELMAAAGVPVLSNMDPETVTEFPVLVKASAGGGGRGMRIVRSQAELAGAVEGARSEAGSAFGDSTVFIEPYLETGRHIEVQVMADRHGTVWAVGERECSIQRRHQKVIEEAPSPLVERTEGMRERLFDAARKAAAAIGYEGSGTVEFLADESGRFFFLEMNTRLQVEHPVTECVTGLDLVALQLSIAEGAPLDPEPPVSRGHAIEVRLYAEDPAANWLPQSGALHRFEISALASFANPPGAGIRVDSGVVSGSLVGVHYDPMLAKVISWAPDRTSAARSLAGALLRARVHGVRTNRDLLVRVLRHPAFLAGDTDTAFFDRHGLDTLAAPIADKDAESLSALAAAIADTEANRAAAKVQGRIPAGWRNVVSQPQVKRYESASGEHEVRYRITRDGLSGVEGVRLLSSSPTRVELEVAGVRRVFDLAWYPGIACVDSAFGSVTLTVPPRFDDPADHVAPGSLLAPMPGTVIRVAAEAGQRVDAGQPLLWLEAMKMEHRIDAPVAGVVSELTVSPGDQVDVGRVLAVVVEES, translated from the coding sequence ATGATCACCTCAGTTCTCGTGGCCAACCGTGGGGAGATCGCGCGGCGGGTCTTCCGCACCGCCCGCGACCTCGGCATCGCGACCGTCGCGGTGTACTCCGACGCGGACGCCGACTCCCCGCACGTCGCGGACGCCGACTCCGCGGTCCGACTGCCCGGCAACACCCCCGCTGAGACGTACCTGCGCGCCGACCTGGTGATCCAGGCCGCACGTGATGCCGGGGCCGACGCCATCCACCCCGGTTACGGCTTCCTGTCGGAGAACGCCGAGTTCGCCCGCGCCGTCATCGACGCCGGGCTCATCTGGGTGGGTCCGCCGGTCGAGTCGATCGAGCGGATGGGCTCGAAGATCGAGTCCAAGGAACTGATGGCTGCCGCCGGTGTTCCCGTTCTGTCCAATATGGACCCGGAGACCGTCACCGAGTTCCCGGTGCTGGTCAAGGCATCGGCGGGTGGCGGCGGTCGTGGGATGCGAATCGTCCGCTCCCAGGCCGAACTTGCCGGCGCGGTCGAGGGGGCGCGATCCGAAGCTGGGTCGGCGTTCGGCGACTCGACGGTGTTCATCGAGCCGTACCTGGAGACCGGCAGGCACATCGAGGTCCAGGTGATGGCCGACCGGCACGGCACGGTGTGGGCGGTGGGGGAGCGGGAGTGCTCCATCCAGCGCAGGCACCAGAAAGTCATCGAGGAAGCGCCGTCGCCGCTGGTCGAGCGGACCGAGGGCATGCGGGAGCGGCTGTTCGACGCCGCCCGCAAGGCCGCCGCCGCGATCGGCTACGAGGGTTCGGGGACGGTCGAGTTCCTGGCCGACGAGTCCGGCCGGTTCTTCTTCCTGGAGATGAACACCCGCCTGCAGGTCGAGCACCCGGTCACCGAATGCGTCACCGGGCTCGACCTGGTCGCGCTGCAGCTGTCCATCGCCGAGGGTGCCCCGCTGGACCCTGAGCCGCCGGTCAGCCGGGGGCACGCCATCGAGGTCCGGCTCTACGCCGAGGACCCCGCGGCGAACTGGCTGCCGCAAAGCGGAGCACTGCACCGATTCGAGATCAGTGCTCTCGCTTCCTTCGCCAACCCGCCTGGAGCGGGTATTCGGGTCGACTCCGGCGTGGTCAGCGGATCGCTGGTCGGCGTGCATTACGACCCGATGCTGGCCAAGGTCATCTCGTGGGCGCCGGACCGCACCAGCGCCGCCCGCTCCCTCGCCGGAGCACTGCTGCGGGCGCGGGTCCACGGCGTGCGGACCAACCGCGACCTGCTGGTCCGCGTGCTGCGGCACCCGGCGTTCCTGGCGGGCGACACCGACACCGCGTTCTTCGACCGGCACGGCCTCGACACCCTCGCCGCGCCCATCGCCGACAAGGACGCCGAGTCGCTGTCCGCGCTGGCCGCCGCCATCGCCGACACCGAGGCGAACCGGGCGGCGGCGAAAGTGCAGGGGCGGATTCCGGCCGGGTGGCGCAATGTCGTGTCGCAGCCGCAGGTCAAGCGGTACGAGTCGGCCTCCGGTGAGCACGAGGTGCGCTACCGGATCACCCGCGACGGCCTTTCCGGCGTCGAGGGCGTCCGGCTGCTCTCCTCCTCGCCCACGCGGGTGGAGTTGGAGGTCGCGGGCGTGCGGCGGGTGTTCGACCTCGCCTGGTACCCGGGCATCGCTTGTGTGGACTCGGCTTTCGGGTCCGTCACGCTGACCGTGCCGCCGCGGTTCGACGACCCGGCCGACCACGTCGCTCCGGGCTCGCTGCTCGCGCCGATGCCCGGGACCGTGATCCGGGTGGCGGCCGAGGCGGGTCAGCGGGTCGACGCCGGGCAGCCGCTGCTGTGGCTTGAGGCGATGAAGATGGAACACCGGATCGACGCGCCCGTCGCCGGAGTGGTCAGCGAACTCACCGTGTCCCCAGGAGACCAGGTCGACGTCGGCCGGGTCCTCGCCGTAGTCGTGGAGGAATCATGA
- a CDS encoding acyl-CoA carboxylase subunit beta produces the protein MTTLRSSVDSAGADFKANREAMLAKLAELDTEHAKAVAGGGEKYTARHHQRGKLLARERVELLLDPDSPFLELSPLAAWGSDFPVGASLVTGIGVVEGVECMINANDPTVKGGAINPWGMKKGFRAADIAAQNRLPTINLVESGGADLPTQKDIFIPGGRTFRDLTRASAAGIPTVALVFGNSTAGGAYLPGMSDYVVMVKERAKVFLGGPPLVKMATGEDSDDESLGGAEMHARVSGLADYLAADEQDAIRLGRRIVKRLNWRKLGPAPAADYAEPEHDAEDLLGIVPTDLKIPFDPREVIARVVDGSDFDEFKPLYGSSLVTGWAQVHGYPVGILANARGVLFSEEAQKATQFIQLANQTDTPLLFLHNTTGYMVGKEYEQGGMIKHGAMMVNAVSNSKVPHISLLIGASYGAGHYGMCGRAYDPRFLFAWPSAKSAVMGAAQLAGVLSIVMRQGAEAKGQIYNEEHDAAMRAMVEGQIEAQSLPTFLSGMVYDDGIIDPRDTRTVLGISLSAIHNGPVKGADGFGVFRM, from the coding sequence ATGACCACACTGCGCTCCTCAGTGGACAGTGCGGGGGCCGACTTCAAGGCCAACCGCGAGGCGATGCTGGCCAAGCTCGCCGAACTCGACACCGAGCACGCCAAGGCCGTGGCGGGCGGCGGCGAGAAGTACACCGCCCGCCACCACCAGCGCGGCAAGCTGCTGGCCCGCGAGCGGGTCGAGCTGCTGCTCGACCCGGACTCCCCGTTCCTCGAACTGTCCCCGCTCGCCGCCTGGGGTTCCGACTTCCCTGTCGGCGCCAGCCTGGTCACCGGCATCGGCGTCGTCGAAGGCGTCGAGTGCATGATCAACGCCAACGACCCGACGGTCAAAGGCGGCGCGATCAACCCGTGGGGCATGAAGAAGGGCTTCCGCGCGGCCGATATCGCCGCGCAGAACCGGCTGCCCACGATCAACCTCGTCGAGTCCGGCGGCGCCGATCTCCCGACGCAGAAGGACATCTTCATCCCCGGCGGCCGCACCTTCCGTGACCTGACCCGCGCTTCGGCCGCGGGCATCCCGACCGTCGCCCTGGTGTTCGGCAACTCGACCGCGGGTGGCGCGTACCTGCCGGGCATGTCCGACTACGTCGTCATGGTCAAGGAGCGCGCGAAGGTGTTCCTCGGCGGGCCGCCGCTGGTGAAGATGGCCACCGGTGAGGACTCCGACGACGAATCCCTTGGCGGCGCGGAGATGCACGCCCGCGTCTCCGGCCTCGCCGACTACCTGGCCGCCGACGAGCAGGACGCGATCCGGCTCGGGCGGCGCATCGTCAAGCGGCTCAACTGGCGCAAGCTCGGCCCGGCCCCGGCCGCCGACTACGCCGAACCCGAGCACGATGCCGAGGACTTGCTCGGCATCGTGCCCACGGACCTGAAGATCCCGTTCGACCCGCGCGAAGTCATAGCCCGGGTTGTCGACGGCTCCGACTTCGACGAGTTCAAGCCGCTCTACGGCTCCAGCCTGGTCACCGGCTGGGCGCAGGTCCACGGCTACCCGGTCGGCATCCTTGCCAACGCGCGCGGCGTGCTGTTCAGCGAGGAAGCGCAGAAGGCGACCCAGTTCATCCAGCTGGCCAACCAGACCGACACCCCGCTTTTGTTCCTGCACAACACCACCGGCTACATGGTCGGCAAGGAGTACGAGCAGGGCGGCATGATCAAGCACGGCGCGATGATGGTCAACGCGGTGTCGAACTCGAAGGTCCCGCACATCTCGCTGCTCATCGGCGCGTCCTACGGCGCCGGGCACTACGGCATGTGCGGCCGTGCCTACGATCCCCGGTTCCTCTTCGCCTGGCCCAGCGCCAAATCCGCGGTCATGGGGGCCGCGCAGCTCGCGGGCGTGCTCTCGATCGTGATGCGCCAGGGCGCCGAAGCCAAGGGGCAGATCTACAACGAGGAGCACGACGCGGCCATGCGCGCCATGGTCGAAGGCCAGATCGAGGCGCAGTCGCTGCCGACGTTCCTGTCCGGCATGGTCTACGACGACGGCATCATCGACCCCCGGGACACCCGCACGGTGCTCGGGATCTCCCTGTCCGCGATCCACAATGGACCAGTGAAGGGCGCCGACGGTTTCGGCGTCTTCCGGATGTGA
- a CDS encoding acyl-CoA dehydrogenase family protein, with the protein MAALTAHRRPGGLPVNPFDTPERRELRATVRRFMDTEVLPHLDSWEREGEVPRSLHRAAADLGLLGVAFPEAVGGGGGDVIDAMVVVEEMHYAGASGGLIAALLTCGIAVPHIAFAGDPRHIDQWVRPTLAGELIGSLAITEPDGGSDVAGLRTTAKRDGDDFIVNGAKTFITSGVRADFVTTAVRTGDAGAHGISLLVIEKHTPGFTVSRRLEKMGWLCSDTAEISFVDCRVPVANLVGKENTGFIQIAQNFVAERLTLAVQAYAAAQRALDLTLEWCRMRETFGRPLISRQSVQTTVTEMARRIDVARVYTRDVAARHLAGEDVIAQVCFAKNTAVETGEWVAHQAVQLFGGLGYMRESEVERHYRDMRILGIGGGTNEIMTGLAAKRLGYTS; encoded by the coding sequence ATGGCTGCGCTCACGGCACATCGACGTCCCGGAGGTCTTCCTGTGAACCCGTTCGACACCCCGGAGCGCCGGGAACTGCGCGCGACCGTGCGCCGGTTCATGGACACCGAAGTGCTGCCGCACCTGGATTCCTGGGAGCGCGAGGGCGAGGTTCCCCGGTCGCTGCACCGCGCGGCGGCCGACCTCGGCCTGCTCGGCGTCGCGTTCCCCGAGGCGGTCGGCGGCGGTGGCGGCGACGTCATCGATGCCATGGTCGTCGTGGAGGAGATGCACTACGCCGGCGCGTCCGGCGGGCTCATCGCCGCGCTGCTGACCTGCGGCATTGCCGTGCCGCACATCGCTTTCGCCGGAGACCCCCGGCACATCGATCAGTGGGTGCGGCCGACTCTGGCTGGGGAGTTGATCGGCTCCCTGGCGATCACCGAACCCGATGGCGGCTCGGACGTCGCGGGTCTGCGCACCACCGCCAAGCGCGACGGCGATGACTTCATCGTCAACGGCGCCAAGACGTTCATCACCTCCGGCGTCCGCGCCGACTTCGTGACGACGGCGGTGCGGACCGGCGACGCGGGCGCGCACGGGATCTCGCTGCTGGTCATCGAGAAGCACACGCCCGGCTTCACCGTCAGCAGGCGGCTGGAGAAGATGGGCTGGCTGTGCTCCGACACCGCCGAAATATCGTTTGTGGACTGCCGGGTGCCGGTGGCGAACCTGGTGGGCAAGGAGAACACCGGGTTCATCCAGATCGCGCAGAACTTCGTCGCCGAACGGCTGACCCTCGCGGTGCAGGCGTACGCGGCGGCGCAGCGGGCGCTGGACCTGACGCTGGAGTGGTGCCGGATGCGGGAGACCTTCGGCCGCCCGCTGATCTCCCGGCAGTCGGTGCAGACCACGGTCACCGAGATGGCCCGCAGGATCGACGTGGCCCGCGTCTACACCCGTGACGTCGCCGCCCGGCACCTCGCGGGGGAGGACGTCATCGCCCAGGTGTGCTTCGCCAAGAACACGGCGGTGGAGACCGGCGAATGGGTCGCCCACCAGGCGGTGCAGCTCTTCGGCGGCTTGGGCTACATGCGCGAGTCCGAAGTGGAACGCCACTACCGCGACATGCGCATCCTCGGCATCGGCGGCGGCACGAACGAGATCATGACCGGCCTGGCCGCGAAGCGATTGGGATACACCTCATGA
- a CDS encoding acyclic terpene utilization AtuA family protein: MREMLTGGELDVLTGDYLAELTMLILGRQRMKDPTGGYAKTFVRQLEDCLGLAVERGVKIVSNAGGLNPGGLAQAIRALADKLGIEVSVAHVEGDDLLPREGALTANAYLGAWGIAECLRAGADIVVTGRVTDASLVVGPAAAHFGWARDDFDALAGATVAGHVIECGAQATGGNFSFFTEVPDLGHAGFPIAEISADGSSVITKHPGTGGSVTVETVTAQLLYEIQGVDYLGPDVTTRFDTISLTADGPDRVQISGVRGGPPPETVKVCVNTLDGFRNSATFVLCGLDVDSKAALVRRQLESLIGADGLTWTLARTDHPDADTEEAASALLHVMVKTPDPARAKAFSRATVELALASYPGFTLTAPPADGTPIGVYRPEYVTPDEVEHTAVLPNGEKRVLKWTDGVAVEARAVDWTDPGTDFGPTRRVPLGSVVGARSGDKGGDANLGLWVRRPEAFDWLVRTLTVERLRSLLPETVGLDIERHLYPNLAAVNFVVHGLLGQGVAAATRFDPQAKAFGEWLRSRHIDVPEVFL; this comes from the coding sequence ATGCGCGAGATGCTGACCGGTGGCGAACTGGACGTCCTGACCGGCGACTACCTTGCCGAGCTGACCATGCTGATCCTGGGTCGGCAGCGGATGAAGGACCCGACGGGCGGGTACGCGAAGACGTTCGTCCGGCAGCTTGAGGACTGTCTCGGGCTGGCCGTCGAGCGTGGGGTCAAGATCGTCAGCAACGCGGGCGGGCTGAACCCGGGGGGTCTCGCGCAGGCGATCCGGGCGTTGGCGGACAAGCTCGGCATCGAGGTCTCCGTCGCGCACGTCGAGGGCGACGACCTGCTTCCCCGTGAAGGGGCGCTCACCGCAAACGCTTACCTCGGCGCGTGGGGGATCGCGGAATGCCTGCGCGCGGGTGCCGACATCGTGGTGACCGGGCGGGTCACCGATGCCTCGCTGGTGGTGGGACCGGCAGCCGCGCACTTCGGCTGGGCCCGCGACGACTTCGACGCCCTGGCCGGGGCCACGGTCGCCGGACACGTCATCGAGTGCGGCGCGCAGGCCACGGGCGGCAACTTCTCCTTCTTCACCGAGGTCCCGGATCTGGGCCACGCGGGTTTCCCGATCGCGGAGATCTCGGCCGACGGGTCCTCGGTCATCACCAAGCACCCCGGGACCGGTGGCTCGGTGACGGTGGAAACCGTGACGGCGCAACTGCTCTACGAGATCCAGGGGGTCGACTACCTGGGCCCGGACGTGACCACGCGGTTCGACACCATCTCGCTGACTGCGGACGGTCCGGACCGGGTGCAGATCAGCGGCGTGCGCGGCGGGCCGCCGCCGGAGACTGTGAAGGTGTGCGTCAACACCCTCGACGGCTTCCGCAACAGCGCCACGTTCGTCCTGTGTGGACTGGACGTGGACTCGAAGGCCGCGCTGGTGCGGCGGCAGCTGGAGTCGTTGATCGGCGCGGACGGTCTCACGTGGACACTGGCCCGCACCGACCACCCCGACGCCGACACCGAGGAAGCGGCCAGCGCGCTGCTGCACGTCATGGTCAAGACGCCGGATCCGGCTCGGGCCAAGGCGTTCTCGCGGGCGACCGTCGAACTCGCGCTGGCCTCGTACCCCGGTTTCACGTTGACGGCTCCGCCCGCGGACGGCACGCCGATCGGGGTGTACCGACCCGAGTACGTCACGCCCGACGAGGTCGAGCACACAGCGGTCCTGCCCAACGGTGAGAAGCGCGTGCTGAAGTGGACCGATGGCGTGGCTGTCGAGGCTCGCGCTGTCGACTGGACCGACCCTGGCACCGATTTCGGTCCCACGCGGCGGGTTCCGCTCGGTTCCGTCGTCGGCGCGCGGTCCGGCGACAAGGGCGGCGACGCGAACCTGGGTCTCTGGGTGCGTCGGCCGGAGGCGTTCGACTGGCTGGTGCGCACCCTGACCGTGGAGCGGCTGCGGTCCCTGCTGCCCGAGACCGTGGGTCTGGACATCGAGCGGCACCTCTACCCGAACCTCGCCGCGGTCAACTTCGTCGTGCACGGGCTGCTCGGCCAGGGCGTCGCCGCGGCCACCCGGTTCGACCCGCAGGCCAAGGCGTTCGGCGAATGGCTGCGCTCACGGCACATCGACGTCCCGGAGGTCTTCCTGTGA
- a CDS encoding TIGR03084 family metal-binding protein — protein sequence MIDLTALLADLRAEGAELDSWVEPLSDEEWATPTPAAGWTVAHQVAHLAWTDERSLLAVTDPEAFQAEFAAALSGGNVAHFVDDGAAEGAAEPPAKLLARWRSLRDALNSALAQVPAGTKLPWYGPPMSAASMATARIMETWAHSCDVADALGIKRSPSPRIKHVAHLGVRTRDFAFQLNGRTPPAEPFRVELLAPDLTLWTWGPSDAAQRVTGPAVDFCRLVTQRVHRDDTALVAFGAEADEWLDIAQAFAGAPGTGRAKA from the coding sequence GTGATCGATCTGACCGCGCTGCTCGCTGACCTGCGGGCCGAAGGCGCCGAACTCGACTCTTGGGTCGAGCCGCTGTCCGACGAGGAGTGGGCCACGCCGACGCCGGCGGCGGGGTGGACGGTCGCCCACCAGGTCGCCCACCTGGCCTGGACCGACGAGCGGTCCCTGCTGGCGGTGACCGATCCGGAGGCTTTCCAGGCCGAGTTCGCCGCCGCGCTGAGCGGGGGCAACGTCGCGCACTTCGTCGACGACGGGGCCGCCGAGGGCGCCGCTGAGCCGCCGGCGAAGCTGCTTGCCCGCTGGCGATCGCTGCGCGACGCCCTCAACTCCGCCCTCGCGCAGGTGCCCGCCGGGACGAAGCTGCCCTGGTACGGGCCGCCGATGAGCGCCGCGTCCATGGCGACCGCCCGGATCATGGAGACCTGGGCGCACTCCTGCGACGTGGCCGACGCGCTCGGGATCAAGCGGTCGCCGAGTCCGCGCATCAAGCACGTCGCCCACCTCGGGGTGCGCACACGGGACTTCGCGTTCCAGCTCAACGGGCGTACGCCGCCCGCGGAGCCGTTCCGGGTGGAGCTGCTCGCGCCGGACCTGACCCTGTGGACCTGGGGACCGTCCGACGCCGCCCAGCGGGTCACCGGACCCGCCGTCGACTTCTGCCGCCTGGTGACCCAGCGCGTGCACCGCGACGACACCGCGCTGGTCGCGTTCGGCGCGGAGGCCGACGAGTGGCTCGACATCGCGCAGGCCTTCGCCGGGGCGCCGGGGACCGGGAGGGCGAAGGCGTGA
- a CDS encoding zf-HC2 domain-containing protein: MASHFDVAAYALGTLDARGTEAFEGHLAGCANCQVELFELQELPGLLDTVAETWPDAPARGAVIYGLPTKRRRFQHWGAATAAAVLVFLSGAVTAIGFLGWDGADPPVASEPPSALTRLDPVAEEPGGVSGSLESSTSHAWVETTPDGSRIALDLGGITGSTPCSAVVVSRAGETTEIALFDPPKKGERVVVSGTTPYPVAQIDRVEVRRVSSGKVITTLKAPEK; encoded by the coding sequence ATGGCTTCGCACTTCGACGTCGCGGCCTACGCCCTCGGGACGCTCGACGCCCGCGGCACGGAGGCGTTCGAAGGCCACCTCGCGGGCTGCGCGAACTGCCAGGTGGAGCTGTTCGAACTGCAAGAGCTGCCCGGCCTGCTGGACACGGTCGCCGAGACCTGGCCGGATGCCCCCGCGCGGGGGGCCGTGATCTACGGCCTGCCCACGAAGCGGCGGCGGTTCCAGCACTGGGGCGCGGCGACCGCGGCGGCGGTGCTGGTGTTCCTCTCGGGGGCGGTGACCGCGATCGGGTTCCTCGGCTGGGACGGCGCCGACCCGCCCGTCGCTTCGGAGCCGCCGTCGGCGCTGACCCGGCTCGATCCCGTCGCCGAGGAGCCGGGCGGCGTCAGCGGATCCCTCGAATCGTCGACGTCGCACGCCTGGGTGGAGACAACGCCGGACGGCAGCCGGATCGCGCTCGACCTCGGCGGGATCACCGGGTCGACGCCGTGTTCGGCCGTTGTCGTGTCCCGCGCGGGGGAGACCACGGAAATCGCCTTGTTCGACCCGCCGAAAAAGGGAGAGCGGGTGGTGGTGTCGGGAACGACGCCGTATCCGGTGGCCCAGATCGACCGGGTCGAAGTCCGCCGCGTTTCTTCCGGAAAAGTCATCACAACGCTCAAGGCGCCAGAAAAGTAG
- a CDS encoding sigma-70 family RNA polymerase sigma factor, with translation MGRHTRAVRPVAVVPDDPKDEWVRQLYRQFANQLSAHVLGLTKYDRQWTEDVVQETFIRAWKHADKLDQRPEMLRGWLFVVARRIVIDTHRGRQVRPIEIRGTDIAEDRVGVSDKADSTVDAIVVHEALRRISPDQREAIIETYLKGHTVDEAAVLLGIPPGTVKSRTYHAMRALRRALRARG, from the coding sequence GTGGGTCGCCATACGCGGGCAGTCAGACCGGTGGCGGTCGTGCCTGACGACCCGAAGGACGAGTGGGTGCGGCAGCTTTATCGTCAATTCGCGAACCAGCTCAGCGCCCATGTTCTCGGTTTGACGAAATACGACCGGCAATGGACCGAGGACGTCGTCCAGGAGACTTTCATCCGGGCGTGGAAACACGCCGACAAACTTGATCAGCGGCCGGAGATGCTGCGCGGCTGGCTGTTCGTCGTCGCCCGCCGGATCGTGATCGACACCCACCGCGGGCGGCAGGTCCGGCCCATCGAGATCCGCGGCACCGACATCGCCGAGGACCGGGTCGGCGTGTCCGACAAGGCCGACAGCACGGTCGACGCGATCGTCGTGCACGAAGCCTTGCGTCGGATCTCGCCTGATCAGCGCGAGGCGATCATCGAGACCTACCTGAAGGGCCACACGGTCGACGAGGCCGCGGTCCTGCTGGGCATCCCGCCCGGCACGGTCAAATCCCGGACCTACCACGCGATGCGGGCCCTGCGGCGCGCGCTTCGAGCGCGGGGGTGA
- a CDS encoding NAD(P)/FAD-dependent oxidoreductase, with amino-acid sequence MTERIVVVGAGAAGFRAAERLRELGFDGEVVMIGDEPRKPYHRPAVCKALLRGSLKARDVTLEATVDLDVGWRLGTRAIGLDTARHAVLLPGGEEVGYDGLILATGGYPRSLPGAPRHDPRVRVLRTVEDADGVRAALRMSRLPAVVVGGGFIGCEFAASMRAMGREVIVVNNSAKLLHRFGDAIADAAGDLHAGHRVDTRSNARIRKWDTGRDGVGLHLDNGDVVFAACVVLAVGSTPSVEWLRGSGLRVDDGVFCEPTLFAAGVDDVVVAGDIARWPNLRFDPVPRRVEHWITAVEGGRAAAENLLAGKWAAKPFTPLPRAWTSQFDVRVQHVGMPALATDTVPLDAGVTGFVRAGNLVAVATWDRPHAMLDWTATLDRLLPVPTAGRGPHARPPRDGIPARVLIERHYASRHSFDGPNGIMTGQ; translated from the coding sequence GTGACCGAGCGGATCGTCGTGGTCGGCGCGGGGGCCGCGGGCTTCCGGGCCGCGGAACGGCTGCGGGAGCTGGGTTTCGACGGCGAGGTCGTGATGATCGGCGACGAGCCGCGCAAGCCGTACCACCGGCCCGCGGTGTGCAAAGCGCTCCTGCGCGGCAGCCTCAAAGCCCGGGACGTGACGCTGGAGGCCACCGTCGACCTCGATGTCGGTTGGCGACTCGGCACCCGGGCGATCGGGCTCGACACCGCCCGACACGCGGTTCTCCTGCCCGGCGGCGAGGAAGTCGGCTATGACGGCCTGATCCTCGCCACCGGCGGGTATCCCCGGTCCCTGCCGGGCGCGCCGCGACACGACCCGCGGGTGCGGGTGCTGCGCACGGTCGAGGACGCCGACGGGGTCCGGGCGGCACTGCGGATGAGCAGGCTGCCCGCGGTGGTCGTCGGCGGCGGGTTCATCGGCTGCGAGTTCGCCGCGAGCATGCGGGCGATGGGGCGCGAGGTCATCGTCGTCAACAACTCGGCCAAGCTGTTGCACCGCTTCGGCGACGCGATCGCCGACGCGGCGGGCGACCTGCACGCCGGGCACCGGGTCGACACCCGCAGCAACGCCCGGATCAGGAAGTGGGACACCGGGCGGGACGGCGTCGGCCTGCACCTGGACAACGGCGACGTCGTGTTCGCCGCGTGCGTGGTGCTGGCCGTCGGCAGCACGCCGTCGGTGGAGTGGCTGCGCGGGTCCGGTCTGCGGGTGGACGACGGGGTGTTCTGCGAGCCGACGCTGTTCGCCGCCGGGGTCGACGACGTCGTCGTCGCCGGGGACATCGCCCGCTGGCCCAACCTGCGGTTCGACCCCGTTCCCCGGCGGGTGGAGCACTGGATCACCGCGGTCGAGGGCGGCCGGGCGGCGGCGGAGAACCTGCTCGCGGGCAAGTGGGCGGCCAAGCCGTTCACCCCGCTGCCCAGGGCCTGGACCAGCCAGTTCGACGTGCGGGTGCAACACGTCGGGATGCCCGCGCTGGCCACGGACACCGTCCCGCTCGACGCGGGGGTCACCGGGTTCGTCCGGGCCGGGAACCTGGTCGCGGTCGCCACGTGGGACCGCCCGCACGCGATGCTCGACTGGACGGCGACCCTGGACCGGCTGCTTCCCGTCCCCACCGCCGGTCGCGGGCCGCACGCGCGCCCGCCCCGCGACGGCATCCCCGCCCGAGTCCTCATCGAACGCCACTACGCCAGTCGGCACTCATTCGATGGACCAAACGGAATAATGACCGGACAATGA
- a CDS encoding ferredoxin, whose protein sequence is MRRGRGRATVVRVDNDRCELYGICVAEAPEVFRLSDNRLRHGRRIDPADETAAAAAARNCPMQAIRLRESAR, encoded by the coding sequence ATGAGACGCGGACGCGGACGTGCCACGGTGGTGCGCGTCGACAACGACCGGTGCGAGTTGTACGGGATCTGCGTCGCCGAGGCGCCCGAGGTGTTCCGGCTCAGCGACAACCGGCTCCGGCACGGCAGGCGGATCGACCCGGCCGACGAAACCGCGGCCGCCGCCGCCGCGCGGAACTGCCCGATGCAGGCGATCCGGCTGCGGGAGAGTGCCCGGTGA
- a CDS encoding ferric reductase-like transmembrane domain-containing protein has protein sequence MAAPADLLAQAAEEPGVRAVAALSARFAYGLMCLTLCLGVMTVTGWGRHAVSRKAMRAAHLSLGTLTIVFAVVHAVCFRFLPSGPMPIDYLLVPNVRHGLGVVSLYLMVAIALSACLHGWTAYRRWAWLHRTAYLAIPLGALHSLLGAVANGHLSVLWLGGITLLVPAVTLAVLRALPAHTLERLGVETENV, from the coding sequence GTGGCCGCACCTGCTGACCTGCTCGCCCAGGCGGCGGAGGAACCCGGCGTGCGGGCGGTCGCGGCGCTCAGCGCGCGCTTCGCCTACGGGCTCATGTGCCTGACCCTGTGCCTGGGCGTCATGACGGTCACCGGGTGGGGGCGGCACGCGGTCAGCCGCAAGGCGATGCGCGCCGCGCACCTGTCCCTGGGGACGCTGACGATCGTGTTCGCCGTGGTGCACGCGGTGTGCTTCCGGTTCCTGCCAAGCGGACCGATGCCGATCGACTATCTGCTTGTCCCCAACGTCCGGCACGGGCTCGGCGTGGTGTCGCTGTACCTGATGGTCGCCATCGCGCTCAGCGCGTGCCTGCACGGGTGGACCGCCTACCGCCGCTGGGCGTGGCTGCATCGCACGGCGTACCTCGCGATTCCCTTGGGCGCACTGCATTCCCTGCTGGGCGCCGTGGCCAACGGCCACCTCTCGGTGCTGTGGCTGGGCGGGATCACCCTGCTCGTCCCGGCCGTCACCTTGGCGGTGCTGCGCGCCCTGCCCGCGCACACGCTCGAACGACTCGGAGTGGAGACGGAGAACGTATGA